Proteins encoded together in one Triticum dicoccoides isolate Atlit2015 ecotype Zavitan chromosome 7B, WEW_v2.0, whole genome shotgun sequence window:
- the LOC119341003 gene encoding serine/threonine-protein phosphatase PP2A-1 catalytic subunit-like: protein MPSHSDLDRQISLLRDCKFLPDAEVKALCEQAKAILMEEWNVQPVRCPVTVCGDIHGQFYDLIELFRIGGDTPDTNYLFMGDYVDRGYYSVETVSLLVALKVRYRDRITILRGNHESRQITQVYGFYDECLRKYGNANVWKYFTDLFDYLPLTALIENQVFCLHGGLSPSLDTLDNIRSLDRIQEVPHEGPMCDLLWSDPDDRCGWGISPRGAGYTFGQDIAQQFNHTNGLSLISRAHQLVMEGFNWAQEKNVVTVFSAPNYCYRCGNMAAILEIGENMDQNFLQFDPAPRQIEPDTTRKTPDYFL from the exons ATGCCGTCGCACTCGGATCTGGACCGGCAGATCTCGCTGCTGCGGGACTGCAAGTTCCTGCCGGACGCCGAGGTCAAGGCCCTCTGCGAGCAGGCCAAGGCGATCCTCATGGAGGAGTGGAACGTGCAGCCCGTGCGCTGCCCCGTCACCGTCTGCGGCGACATCCACGGCCAGTTCTACGACCTCATCGAGCTCTTCCGCATCGGGGGCGACACCCCCGACACCAACTACCTTTTCATGGGCGACTACGTCG ACCGTGGCTACTATTCAGTGGAGACTGTTTCATTATTAGTGGCTCTCAAAGTTCGTTATAGAGACAGAATCACAATCTTGAGAGGAAATCACGAGAGCCGACAAATCACTCAAGT GTATGGCTTCTATGATGAATGCTTACGGAAGTACGGAAATGCAAATGTCTGGAAGTACTTCACAGATTTGTTTGATTATTTGCCTCTCACAGCTCTTATAGAAAACCAG GTGTTTTGCCTCCATGGTGGTCTCTCTCCATCATTAGATACATTGGACAATATTCGTTCTCTTGATCGCATACAAGAG GTCCCGCATGAAGGACCTATGTGTGATCTTTTGTGGTCTGATCCGGATGACCGATGCGGGTGGGGAATTTCACCAAGAGGAGCAGGCTACACATTTGGACAAGATATAGCACAACAATTTAACCATACAAATGGTCTTAGCCTTATTTCAAGGGCCCATCAACTTGTGATGGAAGGGTTCAACTGGGCACAG GAGAAGAATGTTGTCACAGTTTTCAGTGCGCCAAACTACTGTTACCGGTGTGGTAACATGGCTGCGATTCTCGAAATTGGGGAGAACATGGATCAGAACTTCCTCCAATTCGATCCAGCGCCGCGGCAAATCGAGCCAGACACAACGCGCAAGACCCCCGACTACTTTTTGTAA